From Oculatellaceae cyanobacterium, one genomic window encodes:
- a CDS encoding PD-(D/E)XK nuclease family protein, whose protein sequence is MPEIWQFASYNLLNLFSPAVGQEQFHCDMKRGFTKARKKEPQVKALLEQDNIPQRIGIISQRGVYEFHQDPMMLYRNDAVEKVAEILQLNQESVEIQERVIQILKNYQLNPILLQKNIIELSRGDEGFPKFILIKHGNYQFKFYAAIDCLFKEPDETLHILDFKTGKSDFDRRQAYLYLLAVSYLYPQQKAIASFYNLENGRISESITATPDILKAFQIELAIIAKKHQEDLGRYRNNSADFASIFPPNPGFTCTYCPFTSVCQFSISKEVSV, encoded by the coding sequence ATGCCGGAAATTTGGCAGTTTGCTAGTTACAATCTTTTAAACTTATTCTCTCCAGCAGTTGGTCAGGAACAGTTTCACTGCGATATGAAGCGCGGATTCACCAAAGCTCGTAAGAAAGAACCCCAAGTTAAAGCTTTGTTAGAACAAGACAATATACCTCAACGTATTGGAATTATTTCACAAAGAGGGGTTTATGAGTTTCATCAAGACCCTATGATGTTGTACCGCAATGATGCTGTAGAGAAAGTGGCTGAGATTTTGCAACTCAATCAAGAATCAGTCGAAATTCAAGAACGAGTAATCCAGATTCTCAAGAATTATCAATTAAACCCGATCCTTCTGCAAAAAAATATTATTGAGTTAAGTAGAGGGGACGAAGGTTTTCCAAAATTTATACTAATTAAACATGGTAATTACCAATTTAAATTTTATGCTGCGATTGATTGTCTTTTCAAAGAGCCAGATGAAACGCTGCATATATTGGACTTCAAGACAGGTAAATCTGACTTTGACCGCCGACAGGCTTATCTTTATCTATTAGCAGTTAGCTATCTTTACCCTCAACAAAAAGCGATCGCCTCATTCTACAACTTGGAAAATGGGAGGATCTCTGAATCAATTACTGCTACTCCTGATATCTTAAAAGCTTTTCAGATAGAGCTAGCAATAATAGCTAAAAAACATCAGGAAGATTTGGGACGTTACCGTAATAATTCTGCTGATTTTGCCTCTATTTTTCCGCCAAACCCAGGATTCACTTGTACTTACTGCCCGTTTACTTCTGTTTGCCAATTTTCTATTTCAAAAGAGGTTTCCGTATGA